In Bdellovibrionales bacterium, the following proteins share a genomic window:
- a CDS encoding sterol desaturase family protein, giving the protein MGINSILGSLIVFAILGISFEGAAYYTFFTAMGEFFYHTNVNTPQWLGYIFQRPEMHRYHHEYQQHKSNYGDIVWWDILFGTYRNPVKFESTCGFDDEKEQRLAEMLAWEDVHHG; this is encoded by the coding sequence ATGGGCATTAACTCTATTCTTGGAAGTCTTATTGTTTTCGCTATCCTAGGAATTTCTTTCGAGGGAGCGGCTTACTATACATTCTTTACTGCAATGGGTGAATTTTTCTACCATACAAATGTTAATACGCCCCAATGGTTAGGTTACATCTTTCAAAGGCCAGAAATGCATCGATATCACCATGAGTATCAACAACACAAATCCAATTACGGAGACATTGTTTGGTGGGATATTCTATTTGGAACATATAGGAATCCCGTAAAATTCGAATCAACTTGTGGTTTTGATGATGAAAAGGAACAAAGACTTGCAGAGATGCTTGCTTGGGAAGATGTTCATCATGGATAA
- a CDS encoding sterol desaturase family protein, whose product MIIGFSCFVVERSFPGWKLPRVKTWAFRVLLLNVAQLGVILLAGISWEKWLNGWSLVQLGSFGLLVWFEGFIAYFLATFIFYWWHRYRHESPVLWRLFHQIHHSPQRIEVITSFYKHPIEMVINSILGSLIVFAILGLSLEGAAYYTFFTAIGEFFYHTNVNTPQWLGYIFQRPEMHRYHHEYQQHKSNYGDIVWWDILFGTYRNPVKFESTCGFDDEKEQRLAEMLAWEDVHHG is encoded by the coding sequence ATGATAATAGGTTTTTCATGTTTTGTGGTTGAGAGGAGTTTTCCTGGCTGGAAATTGCCAAGGGTTAAGACCTGGGCTTTTCGCGTTCTCTTGCTCAACGTGGCACAGCTCGGGGTAATTCTGTTGGCAGGCATTAGCTGGGAAAAGTGGCTAAATGGTTGGAGTCTAGTTCAGCTCGGGTCATTTGGTTTGCTTGTTTGGTTCGAAGGATTTATTGCTTACTTTCTTGCGACATTCATTTTTTATTGGTGGCACAGGTACAGGCACGAGTCTCCTGTTTTATGGAGATTATTTCATCAAATTCACCACAGTCCTCAACGGATTGAGGTTATCACTTCTTTTTATAAGCACCCAATTGAAATGGTCATTAACTCTATTCTTGGTAGTCTTATTGTTTTCGCTATCCTTGGACTTTCTTTAGAGGGAGCGGCTTACTATACATTCTTTACTGCAATAGGTGAATTTTTCTACCATACAAATGTTAATACGCCCCAATGGTTAGGTTACATCTTTCAAAGACCAGAAATGCATCGATATCACCATGAGTATCAACAACACAAATCCAATTACGGAGACATTGTTTGGTGGGATATTCTATTTGGAACATATAGGAATCCCGTAAAATTCGAATCAACTTGTGGTTTTGATGATGAAAAGGAACAAAGACTTGCAGAGATGCTTGCTTGGGAAGATGTTCATCATGGATAA